From Phycodurus eques isolate BA_2022a chromosome 13, UOR_Pequ_1.1, whole genome shotgun sequence, a single genomic window includes:
- the LOC133411711 gene encoding kelch-like protein 10 — protein MQMMSLLMANLAFDTECHHDSKVLRHGNKFKMSYDGQLSYNSGSVYNQLRLTRELSDAIITVDKVEFHIHKIILCNCSPYFGALFLRWSTPDQRVYTIHGLTAPLMQLFIDFAYTSSVSVTEDNVQDLLIAADKFNVIGIVRTCCTFLTEQLCPQNCIGIWQFTKNCHTPELEDNAHQYILYHFEEVGTSDELWQLSMQDFCDILDRDDLIVKKENTVYEAILHWIAHAPQERGENVALLLGKVRLSLTSQEFITINVLTNQLVHNSNECLEMVAFAIKVIRHMTDNSVCGFCNLVARPRLPSTILMAIGGRNGRNAAHCIEAYDVHANCWGYLVDDMDQPRSYCGAVFLNDSIYCLGGFDGAEHYNTVSRFDLNTRTWQEVAPMHFRRCYVSVTVLNGCIYAIGGHDGRVRLKTAEYYSPETNQWTLITSMHELRSDASCTTLNDKVYICGGFNGNEFLQTAEYYSPETDEWTVMPPMSSRRSGTGVIGFADHVYAVGGYDGDVRLASAEAYNPLTNNWIVLPPMECPRSNFGIEVVEDRLIVAGGYNGVSPTKLVEFYDLTTGLWSPASDMGVSRSGLTCCVMSGLGNIAQYAMLRNDLPSLILEDEMLDMED, from the exons ATGCAGATGATGTCACTGCTGATGGCCAACCTGGCTTTTGACACAGAATGCCACCATGAT TCGAAAGTGTTAAGACATGGCAACAAATTCAAGATGAGTTACGATGGACAGTTGTCATACAATTCTGGCTCCGTGTACAACCAACTACGCCTAACAAGAGAACTGAGCGACGCCATCATTACAGTTGATAAAGTTGAGTTTCACATCCATAAAATCATCCTGTGCAACTGCAGCCCGTACTTTGG AGCACTCTTTCTACGTTGGTCCACCCCAGACCAGAGGGTCTACACCATACATGGTCTGACGGCTCCCTTAATGCAGCTATTTATCGACTTTGCATACACCAGCTCCGTCTCTGTGACAGAGGACAACGTACAAGACTTGTTGATAGCGGCCGATAAGTTCAACGTCATAGGCATCGTTCGAACCTGCTGCACATTTCTAACAGAGCAGCTCTGCCCGCAGAACTGCATCGGCATCTGGCAGTTCACAAAGAACTGCCACACCCCGGAGTTGGAAGACAATGCCCATCAGTACATCCTATACCACTTTGAGGAAGTCGGAACATCAGATGAGTTGTGGCAACTCTCCATGCAGGACTTCTGCGACATCCTTGACCGGGATGACCTGATTGTGAAAAAGGAGAACACGGTTTATGAGGCCATACTCCACTGGATTGCACATGCGCCTCAAGAGCGGGGAGAAAATGTGGCTCTGCTCCTAGGAAAA GTCCGTCTCTCTCTGACCAGTCAGGAGTTCATCACCATCAACGTGCTGACCAATCAGCTGGTGCATAACAGCAACGAATGCCTGGAGATGGTGGCTTTCGCTATAAAAGTCATACGTCACATGACTGACAACTCCGTGTGTGGATTCTGCAACCTGGTAGCCCGTCCTCGCCTGCCTTCCACCATCCTGATGGCTATCGGCGGTCGCAATGGCCGAAACGCAGCACACTGCATTGAGGCGTACGACGTGCACGCCAACTGCTGGGGCTACCTGGTAGATGACATGGATCAACCCCGTTCCTACTGCGGTGCTGTCTTTCTCAATGACTCCATCTACTGTCTGGGTGGCTTCGATGGGGCAGAACACTACAACACCGTCAGCCGCTTTGACCTGAACACACGCACCTGGCAGGAAGTTGCGCCCATGCACTTCCGCCGATGCTATGTGAGCGTCACAGTGCTTAATGGGTGCATCTACGCAATTGGAGGCCATGACGGACGTGTGAGACTAAAGACGGCAGAGTACTACTCGCCTGAGACCAACCAGTGGACTCTTATCACCAGCATGCATGAATTGAGGAGCGACGCCAGCTGTACCACCCTCAATGACAAG GTGTACATTTGTGGTGGTTTTAACGGAAATGAGTTCTTGCAAACAGCCGAATATTACAGCCCAGAGACTGACGAGTGGACAGTGATGCCCCCCATGAGCAGCCGTCGCAGCGGCACCGGAGTCATTGGGTTTGCTGACCATGTTTATGCA GTTGGAGGTTATGATGGTGATGTCCGTCTGGCCAGTGCCGAGGCCTACAACCCCCTGACCAACAACTGGATTGTGTTGCCCCCGATGGAATGCCCCAGAAGCAACTTTGGCATCGAAGTCGTTGAGGATCGCCTCATCGTCGCCGGGGGGTACAACGGCGTCTCCCCAACCAAGCTTGTGGAGTTCTACGACCTCACCACCGGTCTGTGGTCACCAGCCAGCGACATGGGGGTCTCCCGAAGTGGTTTGACTTGCTGTGTGATGTCTGGACTTGGCAATATAGCCCAATATGCTATGCTTCGGAATGATCTACCTTCACTAATCTTGGAAGATGAAATGCTGGACATGGAGGACTAA